In Crassostrea angulata isolate pt1a10 chromosome 6, ASM2561291v2, whole genome shotgun sequence, a genomic segment contains:
- the LOC128190075 gene encoding uncharacterized protein LOC128190075, with the protein MGNVSSAPLTQKYYNKDMNNLTCKDIRHVQYILVENVTFVPRTQEEYMYFKETEDLKCNHTMLKVTYVLNPVGKKTSIGCFCEKPVAVKKCLEYNENKNVTIIQPKGDTPCNDFSITPCKVKYFSSESYKLFECFEKYGGISSPIENQRNINFLKKKLEQSEMELEKKLEQRELEIHELNKKLNRSKIEIQELNTKLNQSKTEIQELKKKTIDLPTENVDSKIYKWIAIVLIILFVLFILYKFFPCQKLKNIIQKKRPETRTMSLTRTENGDQATMSERKSDDQQKEENYDEDHSKREKREEVGIEYRPDYVHPEENGDGDDEDDDNEIEGLSEELQTNIPLKRKLRTSAVVLESETH; encoded by the coding sequence ATGGGAAACGTTTCTTCTGCTCCATTGActcaaaaatattacaataaagACATGAATAACTTGACGTGCAAAGATATTCGTCACGTGCAGTATATATTGGTGGAAAATGTGACCTTTGTTCCAAGGACTCAagaagaatacatgtacttcaaagaAACAGAGGACCTGAAGTGTAATCATACCATGCTCAAAGTGACGTATGTACTTAATCCTGTCGGCAAAAAAACCAGCATTGGTTGTTTTTGTGAAAAGCCCGTGGCTGTGAAGAAATGTTTGGAGTACAATGAAAATAAGAATGTAACTATCATTCAACCAAAAGGTGATACTCCTTGCAATGACTTCTCAATAACTCCATGTAAAGTTAAATACTTTTCTTCAGAGAGCTACAAGTTGTTTGAGTGCTTCGAAAAGTATGGTGGGATTTCCTCCCCAATAGAAAATCAAAGGAACATCAATTTCTTGAAGAAAAAGTTGGAGCAAAGCGAAATGGAACTAGAGAAGAAGTTAGAGCAAAGAGAACTTGAGATTCATGAACTGAACAAAAAGTTGAACCGAAGCAAAATTGAGATTCAGGAACTGAACACAAAGTTGAACCAAAGCAAAACTGAGATTCAGgaactgaagaaaaaaacaattgatCTACCTACAGAAAATGTTGATTCAAAGATATACAAATGGATTGCAATCGTAttaattatattgtttgttttatttattctgtATAAATTTTTCCCTTGTCAAAAGctgaaaaatattattcaaaagaAACGTCCTGAAACCAGAACTATGTCATTGACAAGGACTGAAAATGGTGACCAGGCAACTATGTCTGAGAGGAAATCTGATGATCAACAAAAAGAGGAAAACTATGATGAAGATCATTCCaagagagaaaagagagaggAAGTTGGCATTGAATATCGACCCGATTATGTCCATCCAGAAGAAAATGGTGATGGTGATGATGAggatgatgataatgaaataGAAGGACTGAGTGAAGAATTGCAAACAAATATACCATTAAAGCGTAAGCTTAGAACCTCAGCTGTAGTTTTGGAATCTGAGACACATTAA
- the LOC128190055 gene encoding uncharacterized protein LOC128190055: MNGVRVTKLQLLRLYLLLLFVGVVSGQSCEYLPFVDGCSHSPNFIKKFMAKACVRHDLCYGCGIKFGFSRSFCDDTFHLDTVSICDFKAPLFNSLCKSLASFMSFSVRLLGEKRYKWVYPEPWCDLPEVRHCLPPFPLKID; this comes from the exons ATGAACGGAGTTCGTGTTACCAAACTGCAG CTTCTGAGACTGTACCTACTATTGCTATTTGTGGGCGTGGTCTCCGGGCAGTCGTGTGAGTACCTTCCTTTTGTTGATGGTTGTTCCCACTCTCCAAACTTCATCAAGAAGTTCATGGCAAAAGCCTGTGTTCGTCACGATCTTTGTTATGGATGT GGAATCAAGTTTGGATTTTCGCGATCTTTTTGTGACGATACTTTTCACTTAGACACCGTTAGCATTTGTGATTTTAAAGCTCCCTTGTTCAACTCTCTTTGCAAATCCCTCGCCAGTTTTATGTCCTTTAGTGTCCGTTTGCTGGGGGAGAAAAGATACAAATGGGTTTACCCTGAGCCGTGGTGCGATTTACCGGAAGTTAGGCACTGCTTGCCCCCATTCCCACTAAAGATTGATTAA